In Pseudomonadota bacterium, a single genomic region encodes these proteins:
- the bioD gene encoding dethiobiotin synthase, whose protein sequence is MTPVFITGTDTGVGKTTVTSSLSAFLSLRKKLNVGVMKPFESGLSKRDKDLLPWDAICLREASGSNDDLDDISPYTFEAPLAPEVAANMEHIQIDMDIVDRIYHKIMKKHDVVIIEGAGGVLVPIKKDFFYVDLIKKWEAPTIIVSRLGLGTINHTLLTNNFLQSKGVKVLGVILNDNDGTGDLAAQTNPEVLKRYLNVPILGIFPYVEGLLKEGMDRESLAGIFEKNIDTDKLYQMFNASLK, encoded by the coding sequence ATGACGCCGGTATTTATAACAGGGACTGACACCGGGGTCGGTAAAACTACAGTAACATCGAGCCTTTCTGCCTTTTTATCACTCAGAAAAAAGTTGAACGTGGGGGTTATGAAGCCCTTTGAGAGCGGACTGTCCAAGAGAGACAAAGACCTGCTCCCCTGGGACGCCATATGCCTGAGAGAGGCCTCAGGAAGTAACGATGACCTCGATGATATAAGCCCCTATACCTTCGAAGCCCCGCTCGCCCCGGAAGTAGCTGCAAACATGGAACACATCCAGATTGATATGGATATTGTTGACAGAATATACCACAAAATCATGAAAAAGCATGATGTTGTCATAATAGAAGGTGCTGGAGGGGTGCTTGTACCAATTAAGAAAGACTTTTTCTACGTAGACCTTATAAAAAAGTGGGAAGCGCCTACAATTATTGTTTCGAGGCTGGGCCTCGGGACCATAAACCATACACTCTTAACGAACAACTTCCTCCAGTCAAAAGGTGTAAAGGTCCTCGGGGTTATCCTCAATGATAATGACGGGACAGGCGATTTAGCTGCCCAGACCAACCCGGAAGTGCTGAAAAGATACCTGAATGTGCCAATACTCGGTATTTTCCCTTATGTCGAGGGGTTGTTAAAAGAGGGGATGGACAGAGAATCGCTCGCCGGCATCTTTGAAAAAAATATAGACACCGACAAATTGTATCAAATGTTTAACGCTTCCTTAAAGTAG
- a CDS encoding pyridoxal phosphate-dependent aminotransferase — protein MIVSHKIKKQMEETGWIRRMFEEGINMKKRYGDENVYDFSLGNPDVEPPEQLKQSLIDILTHPTAGMHRYMPNNGYEDVRGEIADYLKDCYGLPFTSQHVYMTAGCAGGLNILLKSMLNKEDEVIIPKPYFMEFKYYVESHGGVIKLVDTKEDFQLDIEAIERAITTKTRAILINSPNNPTGVIYGEKTLQELADLLYAHRRDGKKIYVISDDAYKKLFYENLPPPNIFSIYDLVISVTSHSKDLALPGERIGYITVSPKIGEANMLISALMFSSRALGFVNATALFQRVVGKFQKNSVDILEYQKKRDIFYNALVEAGFQCTKPMGAFYMFPKSPIDDELEFVKILQEKEHILAVPGRGFGKGGYFRVAYCVPIDKILGALDGFRRIGKEYIK, from the coding sequence ATGATAGTCTCACATAAGATTAAAAAACAGATGGAAGAGACAGGTTGGATCAGAAGGATGTTCGAAGAGGGCATCAATATGAAAAAACGCTATGGAGATGAGAATGTGTACGATTTCTCACTTGGCAACCCCGATGTGGAACCGCCTGAACAGCTCAAGCAATCGCTCATCGATATCCTGACCCATCCAACCGCCGGAATGCACCGGTATATGCCGAACAACGGGTACGAAGATGTGAGGGGAGAGATTGCAGATTATTTAAAAGACTGTTACGGCCTGCCCTTTACGTCACAACATGTCTACATGACAGCAGGTTGTGCAGGCGGTCTCAATATATTGCTGAAAAGCATGTTGAATAAGGAAGATGAGGTCATCATCCCCAAGCCATACTTCATGGAATTCAAATATTACGTTGAAAGTCACGGAGGCGTGATTAAGCTCGTCGATACAAAAGAAGATTTTCAGCTTGACATTGAAGCTATTGAAAGGGCGATAACCACCAAGACAAGGGCGATCCTCATTAACAGCCCGAACAACCCCACGGGTGTCATTTACGGGGAGAAGACCTTGCAGGAACTGGCAGACCTTCTTTACGCACACCGGCGTGACGGTAAAAAGATATATGTAATATCCGATGATGCATACAAAAAACTTTTTTACGAGAACCTGCCGCCGCCAAATATTTTCTCAATCTATGATCTTGTCATCTCAGTCACATCCCACTCAAAGGATCTTGCATTGCCCGGAGAAAGGATAGGCTACATCACTGTTTCTCCCAAAATAGGTGAAGCGAATATGCTTATCTCTGCCCTCATGTTTTCAAGCAGAGCCCTCGGTTTCGTAAATGCCACTGCGTTATTTCAACGAGTAGTGGGCAAGTTCCAGAAAAACTCTGTAGACATACTGGAATACCAGAAAAAAAGGGATATCTTCTACAATGCGCTTGTTGAGGCGGGTTTCCAGTGCACAAAACCGATGGGGGCATTCTACATGTTCCCGAAATCCCCTATTGATGATGAGCTTGAATTTGTGAAGATTTTGCAGGAAAAAGAGCACATCCTTGCGGTACCTGGCAGGGGTTTTGGCAAGGGGGGCTATTTTAGAGTTGCATATTGTGTGCCTATCGATAAAATACTGGGCGCCCTGGATGGTTTCCGCAGAATTGGAAAAGAATACATAAAGTAA
- a CDS encoding pyridoxal phosphate-dependent aminotransferase, which produces MVISKKISESMKSSSWIRAMFEEGEKLKKQYGAEHIFDFTLGNPITEPPKELKKELIKIVSSEMKGMHRYMSNSGYEEVREEIAQFHSGKTGIPFTKDHIVMTVGSAGGINVVLKSLLDPGDEVIVPCPYFVEFRFYIENHGGVMRLVDTKDDFHLDVDKIKEAINKNTKVIIINSPHNPTGVVYNEDDLKRLAAVLLERKKKGQRIFVISDEAYRKIIYDGIEFPSMFQIYEDTVTITSHSKDLALPGERIGYIAISPLIKNAKNLIDATIFSNRILGFINAPAIMQRLVARFQKNSVDILDYQKKRDAIYDILVDAGYEVIKPGGAFYIFPKSPVQDDIKFVRKLQRHHILAVPGIGFGKQGYFRLAYCVEMDIIERSRPYFKEALNI; this is translated from the coding sequence ATGGTTATATCAAAAAAGATTTCCGAATCAATGAAAAGCTCTTCGTGGATCAGGGCTATGTTTGAAGAAGGGGAAAAGCTGAAAAAACAATACGGGGCGGAGCACATATTCGATTTTACCCTCGGAAACCCCATAACCGAGCCCCCTAAGGAACTGAAAAAAGAGCTTATAAAGATTGTTTCCTCCGAGATGAAAGGGATGCACAGATACATGTCGAACAGCGGATATGAAGAGGTAAGAGAAGAAATTGCTCAATTTCACAGTGGGAAAACCGGAATACCCTTTACGAAAGATCATATCGTTATGACGGTAGGATCTGCCGGAGGTATAAATGTTGTGCTGAAGTCTCTTCTTGACCCTGGCGATGAGGTGATTGTCCCCTGTCCTTATTTCGTTGAATTCAGATTTTATATAGAAAATCACGGCGGTGTAATGAGGCTCGTGGATACAAAAGACGATTTTCATCTTGATGTCGATAAAATAAAAGAGGCGATAAACAAGAATACAAAGGTAATCATTATAAATTCACCTCACAACCCCACTGGCGTAGTATACAACGAGGATGATCTGAAAAGGCTTGCCGCTGTACTTTTGGAACGGAAAAAGAAAGGACAGAGGATATTTGTCATTTCAGATGAGGCATATAGAAAAATCATTTATGACGGCATAGAGTTTCCCAGCATGTTTCAGATCTATGAGGATACCGTGACCATTACATCCCATTCCAAAGACCTTGCGCTGCCAGGAGAGAGGATAGGATATATTGCCATTTCACCTCTCATAAAAAACGCAAAGAATCTTATTGATGCTACGATATTTTCTAACAGGATACTCGGTTTCATTAATGCACCCGCCATTATGCAACGGCTTGTGGCAAGATTTCAGAAAAACAGCGTTGATATTCTGGATTACCAGAAGAAAAGGGATGCCATATACGACATTCTTGTGGATGCCGGATACGAGGTGATTAAACCGGGGGGAGCATTCTATATATTTCCCAAATCACCGGTTCAGGATGACATAAAATTTGTGAGGAAACTTCAAAGACACCATATCCTGGCAGTTCCGGGGATCGGTTTCGGGAAACAGGGCTATTTCCGGCTTGCGTACTGTGTCGAGATGGATATCATTGAGCGGTCAAGGCCCTACTTTAAGGAAGCGTTAAACATTTGA
- a CDS encoding carcinine hydrolase/isopenicillin-N N-acyltransferase family protein, which translates to MSRELKVFSLVLITVWALLIQGQSVSHACTLWAAAGEKVEGEGVILAKNRDYPPQQNELRLVIPETGFKYFGIFPAPDNRYHGLVAGINEKGLAIVSATAGSVSRKKRNTGMESLNKKMLATYGSVDSVLANKTMFTKSHPVFYLIADKGKTAIIEVAPKGEISIRTTENGVLFHTNHYTDEKLLHANEKIGKSSLARFNRIGNLLNDHPYCFTVDDFVTFSEDVADGPDDSIWRIGGTPGKERTLATWIIYIPKNGDPELYVKFANPDEPIRAYNMKLDVPFWTEGIELPD; encoded by the coding sequence ATGAGTCGCGAACTTAAGGTATTTTCTCTTGTGTTGATCACCGTCTGGGCTTTGTTAATACAGGGTCAATCAGTTTCCCATGCCTGTACCCTGTGGGCTGCTGCAGGTGAAAAGGTAGAGGGCGAAGGCGTTATACTTGCAAAAAACAGAGATTATCCACCCCAACAAAACGAGTTGAGGCTTGTTATCCCTGAAACAGGTTTTAAATATTTTGGTATTTTCCCTGCCCCGGACAACAGATACCATGGCCTGGTTGCCGGAATTAATGAAAAGGGACTGGCAATAGTAAGTGCTACCGCCGGGAGTGTATCGCGGAAAAAAAGAAATACGGGTATGGAGAGTCTTAATAAAAAGATGTTAGCCACATACGGCTCAGTAGACTCTGTACTTGCAAATAAAACGATGTTTACAAAAAGTCATCCTGTCTTTTATCTGATTGCTGATAAAGGAAAAACTGCCATAATTGAAGTTGCGCCAAAAGGCGAAATCTCAATCAGGACAACCGAAAATGGGGTTCTTTTTCATACAAATCATTACACGGATGAAAAACTTCTCCACGCAAATGAAAAAATAGGAAAAAGCAGCCTCGCGAGGTTCAACCGCATCGGGAACCTCCTAAACGATCACCCTTATTGTTTTACCGTTGACGACTTCGTAACATTCAGCGAGGATGTTGCTGATGGCCCCGATGATAGTATATGGAGAATCGGTGGTACACCCGGCAAAGAACGGACGCTGGCAACCTGGATCATCTACATACCAAAAAATGGTGACCCTGAACTGTATGTTAAATTTGCAAACCCGGATGAACCGATAAGGGCATACAACATGAAACTGGACGTTCCATTCTGGACAGAAGGCATCGAACTTCCAGATTAG
- a CDS encoding PfkB family carbohydrate kinase, translating to MKLLVVGTLAYDSIETPFGKVKDVLGGSALHFTNSASFFTDVGIVATVGEDFEMSEIEFLKERNVDMAGIEIDEGKTFRWEGKYGYDLNQAVTLKTELNVIESFKPKVPEDYRDADFIFLANIDPVLQAYVIDQVKFPKAVVLDTMNFWIENKYNELLDVIRRVDILVINEAELREISKEHSLVKGAKKIMTFGPTCVVAKRGEYGVFMMNREEIFLAPAYPLEDVFDPTGAGDTFAGGFMGYIANMGDTSSGTLKQAIIMGSVMASFNVEDFSINRIKTLDYQEIRDRYSAFMRCIQFGDIEFK from the coding sequence ATCAAATTACTCGTTGTCGGTACCCTTGCATACGACTCTATTGAAACACCCTTTGGCAAGGTAAAAGATGTTCTGGGGGGCTCTGCCCTCCATTTTACGAACTCTGCGAGTTTTTTTACCGATGTGGGCATCGTTGCAACAGTTGGTGAAGATTTTGAAATGAGTGAAATAGAATTCCTCAAAGAGCGAAATGTGGACATGGCCGGAATTGAGATTGATGAAGGAAAAACCTTCCGGTGGGAAGGGAAATACGGGTATGATCTGAATCAGGCGGTAACCCTTAAGACCGAACTGAACGTAATCGAGTCTTTTAAACCGAAAGTACCCGAAGATTACAGGGATGCAGATTTCATTTTCCTTGCAAATATTGACCCTGTGCTGCAGGCCTATGTAATTGATCAGGTAAAATTTCCTAAAGCTGTGGTCCTCGATACGATGAATTTCTGGATTGAGAACAAATACAACGAACTCCTTGATGTGATAAGAAGGGTCGATATCCTTGTTATCAACGAGGCAGAACTGCGGGAGATATCTAAGGAGCACAGCCTTGTAAAGGGTGCAAAGAAAATAATGACTTTCGGCCCGACATGTGTAGTGGCAAAGCGTGGCGAATATGGTGTCTTCATGATGAACAGGGAGGAAATCTTTCTTGCCCCTGCCTACCCCTTAGAGGATGTTTTTGACCCCACCGGCGCCGGTGATACCTTTGCGGGCGGCTTCATGGGGTATATCGCAAATATGGGTGATACCTCATCGGGTACCTTAAAGCAGGCGATTATCATGGGGTCCGTCATGGCCTCGTTCAACGTGGAAGATTTCAGCATCAACAGGATAAAAACCCTTGATTACCAGGAGATAAGAGATCGATACAGCGCCTTTATGAGATGCATACAGTTCGGAGACATAGAATTCAAGTGA
- a CDS encoding redox-sensing transcriptional repressor Rex, whose translation MGKYPKIPEATIRRLSNYLKCLEDLESKNEKVSSSALLASMCNVNAAQVRKDFAYFGEFGIRGMGYNVKELKYHIKEILGINREWRIAVIGIGNMGSALLVYKDFLKQNYNIVAAFDIDPGKVIGHISERMGRPVEILHIDRLKEVVDARNIEIGIITTPPQEAQKVADQLVEANVKGILNFSPAPVRAPEKIKLRNLFFTSALDNLVYYLTN comes from the coding sequence ATGGGAAAATATCCAAAAATTCCTGAGGCCACGATAAGAAGATTATCAAACTACCTGAAATGTCTCGAAGACCTTGAATCAAAGAATGAAAAGGTATCGTCCAGCGCCCTCCTCGCTTCCATGTGTAATGTGAATGCAGCCCAGGTGAGAAAAGATTTTGCCTATTTTGGCGAATTCGGTATCAGGGGGATGGGTTACAACGTAAAGGAACTAAAATATCATATAAAAGAGATACTCGGAATTAACAGGGAATGGCGGATTGCAGTAATCGGCATCGGCAACATGGGGAGCGCCCTCCTTGTTTATAAGGATTTTCTGAAACAGAATTACAATATCGTAGCGGCCTTCGATATTGATCCGGGGAAGGTTATCGGGCACATTTCGGAGCGTATGGGGAGACCGGTAGAGATACTTCACATAGACAGGTTGAAAGAAGTCGTAGATGCCAGAAACATAGAAATAGGGATTATCACAACACCCCCTCAGGAGGCCCAGAAGGTTGCTGACCAACTCGTAGAGGCAAATGTCAAAGGTATTTTGAATTTTTCTCCTGCACCTGTCCGGGCACCCGAAAAGATAAAATTAAGAAACCTCTTCTTTACCTCTGCTCTTGATAATCTTGTGTATTACCTTACAAACTAA
- the dapA gene encoding 4-hydroxy-tetrahydrodipicolinate synthase produces MELKGIYTALVTPFKDYKVDEEALKRLIGFQLEGGVDGLVPCGSTGEASTLGYEEHERVIELTIKHAHGTVPVIAGTGSNCTEEAIELTQSAKKIGADMCLLTTPYYNKPSQEGLYRHYRKIAEDVDISLILYNIPGRTGVNMTPETIKRLAEIPNIVGIKEASGSLIQVAEIFRLTDGKFTILSGDDNLFLPMMSAGAVGVISVASNITPKEMQELYRTFFIEKDIFKARDMNARFMPLFQSLFIETNPIPVKEALYFMGMIEEELRLPMCPASEGNKAALRKVMEKYGLVKG; encoded by the coding sequence ATGGAATTAAAAGGTATATATACGGCGTTAGTGACACCTTTTAAGGATTATAAAGTGGATGAAGAGGCATTAAAAAGGCTTATAGGATTTCAGCTCGAAGGCGGTGTAGATGGGCTTGTTCCATGCGGCTCTACCGGTGAGGCCTCAACACTCGGTTACGAAGAACACGAAAGAGTAATAGAGTTGACCATAAAACACGCACATGGTACTGTGCCTGTCATTGCAGGAACCGGTTCAAATTGTACTGAAGAGGCCATCGAACTTACACAAAGCGCTAAAAAAATCGGCGCAGACATGTGCCTCCTCACCACACCCTACTACAACAAACCGTCACAGGAAGGTTTATACAGACATTACAGAAAAATAGCGGAAGATGTGGATATCTCTTTGATTTTATACAACATACCCGGAAGAACAGGGGTTAATATGACGCCTGAGACCATAAAGCGGCTCGCTGAAATCCCGAATATCGTTGGCATTAAGGAGGCATCCGGTTCGCTGATACAGGTGGCAGAAATATTCAGACTTACGGACGGGAAGTTTACCATATTATCGGGAGATGATAACCTCTTTCTACCCATGATGAGCGCGGGGGCGGTTGGAGTTATATCTGTTGCATCAAATATCACCCCGAAGGAAATGCAGGAACTCTACAGGACATTCTTCATTGAAAAAGATATTTTCAAGGCAAGGGATATGAATGCCCGGTTTATGCCGCTTTTTCAGTCTCTGTTTATAGAAACCAACCCGATACCGGTCAAAGAGGCCCTTTATTTTATGGGCATGATAGAAGAGGAACTCAGGCTCCCCATGTGCCCGGCATCGGAGGGGAACAAGGCGGCGCTCAGGAAGGTGATGGAGAAATATGGACTGGTGAAGGGCTAA
- a CDS encoding C40 family peptidase, whose protein sequence is MERYLVVIDPVANIRRESIEAAGNYTHDDLQETQVLYNEALLCRDEIEDWYYVEAIEQKKLTRNCVWQGYPGWIRKASVTLTDRPVRHDITVKNSYALIRKDPSIESVVLLVPPVGTRLAVKESTHDEYYQVLLANGQTGWIDRGDVTRSDIMPAEAILRKSIVATAKLFLGVPYIWGGRSVPIAESGEQKTEDRGQGSGVSVNTKRKAQSAVLKKSEIRNPKSEVTTGVDCSGLINLVFRVNNIDIPRDAHDQWVVAKKITHNQLKPADLLFVSAEGSKDQITHVMLYVGRKRFIEASETGSVVQITTFKEKFGINKKQIYFRRVVPT, encoded by the coding sequence ATGGAAAGATACCTTGTTGTTATTGATCCTGTTGCAAATATAAGGCGTGAGTCCATAGAAGCAGCGGGCAATTACACCCATGATGACCTTCAGGAGACACAGGTCTTATATAATGAAGCACTTCTTTGCAGGGATGAGATTGAAGACTGGTATTATGTCGAAGCCATTGAGCAAAAGAAGCTTACCCGTAATTGCGTCTGGCAGGGATATCCGGGATGGATACGAAAAGCATCCGTGACCTTGACGGACAGACCTGTCAGGCATGATATCACAGTAAAAAACAGCTATGCCCTCATACGAAAAGACCCTTCAATAGAATCGGTGGTTTTGCTCGTACCTCCCGTTGGTACAAGGCTTGCCGTTAAAGAATCGACCCATGACGAATATTATCAGGTTTTGCTGGCTAATGGTCAAACCGGCTGGATTGACCGGGGCGATGTTACCAGAAGCGATATAATGCCTGCTGAGGCGATATTGAGAAAGAGTATCGTTGCCACTGCAAAGCTTTTCCTCGGTGTGCCTTATATATGGGGAGGGAGGAGCGTGCCAATAGCGGAGAGCGGAGAGCAGAAGACAGAAGACAGGGGTCAGGGTTCGGGGGTCAGCGTTAACACAAAGCGCAAAGCGCAAAGCGCAGTTCTAAAAAAATCCGAAATCCGAAATCCAAAATCCGAAGTAACCACCGGCGTTGATTGTTCCGGCCTTATTAATCTTGTTTTCCGGGTTAACAATATCGATATTCCGCGGGATGCGCACGATCAGTGGGTGGTGGCCAAAAAAATCACCCACAATCAATTGAAGCCCGCAGATTTACTGTTTGTATCTGCTGAAGGCAGTAAAGACCAAATTACCCATGTTATGCTTTATGTTGGCAGGAAACGTTTTATAGAGGCATCAGAGACCGGCAGCGTAGTTCAGATAACTACCTTTAAGGAGAAATTCGGGATTAACAAAAAACAGATATATTTCCGGCGGGTTGTGCCCACATAA
- the dapB gene encoding 4-hydroxy-tetrahydrodipicolinate reductase, producing the protein MIKIVITGIGGKMGNAILGLALKNRDFEVVGVTEAKGHPLVGKDIAQGPGEMEKPIIVSDDLPRLVSMCDVVIDFTQPEPSFEHFRVAKSAKKAIVIGTTGFPQATIDKINNSKNARVVISPNMSVGMNLMFDVVERVARILSDDYDIEIVEMHHKWKKDAPSGTAMRIKDVIQKALPEKNWIEVFGRKGITGERKNEEIGIMTLRGGDVVGEHTAIFAGIGERLEVTHRAYSRENFARGALVAAKWIATQPDGIYSMKDVLGL; encoded by the coding sequence ATGATTAAGATAGTCATAACCGGTATTGGCGGGAAGATGGGCAATGCAATACTGGGCCTTGCGCTGAAGAACAGAGATTTTGAAGTGGTTGGGGTAACTGAGGCAAAAGGACATCCTTTAGTTGGCAAGGACATCGCACAGGGGCCGGGTGAAATGGAAAAACCGATTATCGTAAGCGATGATCTTCCCCGTCTTGTCAGCATGTGCGATGTTGTAATCGATTTTACCCAACCGGAACCATCATTTGAACATTTCAGGGTTGCTAAATCCGCAAAAAAGGCTATAGTTATCGGTACCACAGGGTTCCCGCAGGCAACCATTGATAAAATCAACAACTCGAAAAATGCCCGGGTGGTTATATCTCCCAACATGAGCGTTGGTATGAATCTCATGTTTGACGTGGTTGAAAGAGTAGCGAGAATCCTCAGCGATGATTACGATATAGAGATCGTGGAGATGCACCATAAATGGAAAAAGGATGCCCCAAGCGGGACAGCGATGAGAATAAAGGATGTTATACAAAAGGCACTGCCTGAAAAAAACTGGATTGAGGTTTTTGGCAGAAAAGGCATCACCGGTGAGAGAAAGAATGAGGAAATAGGCATCATGACTTTAAGGGGCGGTGATGTGGTGGGAGAACATACGGCAATTTTTGCCGGAATCGGTGAGAGGCTGGAGGTTACCCACAGGGCATATTCACGTGAAAACTTTGCACGAGGCGCCCTTGTTGCAGCCAAATGGATAGCAACACAGCCTGATGGCATTTATTCGATGAAAGATGTCCTGGGTCTGTAG